From Alienimonas californiensis, a single genomic window includes:
- a CDS encoding sulfatase family protein, translated as MRLLALLLCLGVLQTSTAAAADRAAGAPNVVIIFIDDQGYGDLSCYGSEIAETPRIDSLAAEGMKFTSFYSAYCVCSASRAALLTGCYPPRLSMPGVLGPNSRVGLHPDEVTIADLLKERGYATMCVGKWHVGDRLETLPTAQGFDRYFGLPYSNDMARQKGWGNDSPDLDKIWRQKKWDIYHNDLYRNGESAESPVDQTTLTQRYTEEAVGFIRENKDRPFLLYMPHTMVHVPLFVTDDRWEEDPAKAYRLAVEHVDWSVGEVLDTLEELKLAENTLVIYTSDNGPWLSKRHHAGSAGPLRNGKGTTWEGGMRVPGLFRWPGVIPAGTVTDRVAGTVDLLPTLAEAAGAELPDRPIDGHSLLGLLKDPQAPSPHDEHGLFYYKNGRVEGLRMGRWKLRFGDKNASTVSLYDLDADIGKSHDVAAANPAVLGRLIAIAERYDRDLKANQRPIWTAGK; from the coding sequence ATGCGCCTGCTCGCCCTACTTCTCTGCCTCGGCGTCCTCCAGACGTCGACGGCGGCCGCCGCGGACCGGGCCGCGGGCGCCCCGAACGTGGTGATCATTTTTATCGACGACCAGGGCTACGGGGACCTGTCCTGCTACGGGTCCGAGATCGCCGAGACGCCGCGGATCGACAGCCTCGCCGCGGAGGGGATGAAGTTCACCAGCTTTTATTCGGCCTACTGCGTCTGCTCCGCGTCGCGGGCGGCGCTGCTGACCGGGTGCTATCCGCCGCGGCTCTCGATGCCGGGCGTGCTGGGGCCGAACTCCCGGGTCGGCCTGCACCCGGACGAGGTCACGATCGCCGACCTGCTGAAAGAGCGGGGCTACGCCACGATGTGCGTCGGCAAATGGCACGTCGGCGACCGGCTGGAGACGCTGCCGACGGCCCAGGGCTTCGACCGCTACTTCGGGCTGCCGTACTCCAACGACATGGCCCGTCAAAAGGGCTGGGGCAACGATTCGCCGGATCTGGACAAGATCTGGCGGCAGAAGAAATGGGACATTTATCACAACGACCTGTACCGGAACGGGGAGAGCGCCGAGTCGCCGGTCGATCAGACCACGCTGACGCAGCGTTACACCGAGGAGGCGGTGGGTTTCATCCGTGAAAACAAGGACCGGCCGTTCCTGCTTTATATGCCGCACACGATGGTCCACGTGCCGTTGTTCGTGACGGACGACCGCTGGGAGGAAGACCCGGCCAAGGCCTACCGCCTCGCGGTGGAGCACGTCGACTGGTCGGTGGGCGAGGTGCTGGACACGCTGGAGGAATTGAAGCTCGCCGAGAACACCTTGGTGATCTATACGTCCGACAACGGCCCGTGGTTGAGCAAGCGGCATCACGCCGGCTCCGCCGGCCCGCTGCGGAACGGCAAGGGGACGACCTGGGAGGGCGGCATGCGGGTGCCGGGCCTGTTCCGCTGGCCCGGGGTGATCCCGGCCGGGACGGTCACGGACCGGGTCGCCGGGACGGTCGACCTGCTGCCGACGCTCGCCGAGGCCGCCGGGGCGGAGTTGCCGGACCGGCCGATCGACGGCCACAGCCTGCTCGGCCTGCTGAAGGACCCGCAGGCCCCCTCGCCGCACGACGAGCACGGGCTGTTCTATTACAAGAACGGCCGGGTCGAGGGGCTGCGGATGGGCCGCTGGAAGCTGCGGTTCGGCGACAAGAACGCTTCTACGGTCTCGCTGTACGACCTCGACGCCGACATCGGCAAATCGCACGACGTGGCCGCCGCGAACCCCGCCGTCCTCGGGCGGCTGATCGCGATTGCCGAACGCTACGACAGAGACCTGAAAGCGAACCAGCGGCCGATCTGGACGGCTGGGAAATAG
- a CDS encoding ankyrin repeat domain-containing protein: MTAAGLLLVCLSAPPDAAPASTPLHDAAALGDAAAVTRLLSEGAAADAVNRYGVTPLSLACEAGDEACVTALLNAGADPNRTAPGGETPLMTAARTGAVGALNALLKAGAKANATERAGQTALMWAAAAGNGDAVDRLLAAGADRDARTPGGFTALLFAVREGRADIARRLLAAGADVNAGATVEKRPGDGLESGTTPLGLAVENGHFALAAALLEAGADPNGRSGGVTALHAISKVRKPLGGDGDPPPRGSGALGSLTFARQLVAAGADVDARLKSTPRGRPGINKAGATPFILACEACDAPLMAVLLELGADETLKTNDGATPLLAAAGVGPLGSGDEPAGTEAEAVEAVTLLLDRGADLAAVDGRGDTVMHGAAYKNRPAVVRLLAERGADPADWNRKNRRGQTPLEIARGHRPGNFRPHPPTEAALLEVLGRP, translated from the coding sequence GTGACCGCCGCCGGCCTGCTGCTCGTCTGCCTGTCCGCTCCCCCGGACGCGGCGCCCGCATCCACCCCGCTGCACGACGCCGCGGCCCTCGGCGACGCCGCCGCGGTGACGCGGTTGCTGAGCGAGGGGGCGGCTGCGGACGCCGTGAACCGCTACGGGGTGACGCCGCTCTCGCTGGCCTGCGAGGCGGGGGACGAAGCCTGCGTGACCGCCCTGCTGAACGCCGGAGCCGACCCGAACCGGACCGCCCCCGGCGGCGAGACCCCGCTGATGACCGCCGCCCGGACCGGCGCCGTCGGGGCGCTCAACGCCCTCCTCAAAGCCGGGGCGAAGGCGAACGCGACGGAGCGGGCCGGCCAGACGGCGCTGATGTGGGCCGCCGCCGCGGGGAACGGGGACGCCGTGGACCGCCTGCTCGCCGCGGGCGCCGACCGGGACGCGAGGACGCCGGGCGGGTTCACCGCGCTGCTGTTCGCCGTGCGGGAGGGCCGGGCGGACATCGCCCGTCGGCTGCTGGCGGCCGGGGCGGACGTGAACGCCGGGGCGACCGTCGAAAAGCGGCCCGGCGACGGGTTGGAGAGCGGCACGACCCCGCTGGGCCTGGCGGTGGAGAACGGCCACTTCGCCCTCGCCGCCGCCCTGCTGGAGGCCGGGGCGGACCCGAACGGGCGGTCCGGCGGCGTGACGGCCCTGCACGCGATCTCCAAAGTCCGCAAACCGCTGGGCGGCGACGGCGACCCGCCGCCGCGGGGCTCCGGGGCGCTGGGCAGCCTGACGTTCGCCCGTCAACTCGTCGCCGCCGGGGCGGACGTGGACGCCCGCCTGAAAAGCACGCCGCGCGGTCGCCCCGGAATAAATAAGGCCGGGGCGACGCCGTTTATTCTGGCCTGCGAGGCCTGCGACGCCCCGCTGATGGCGGTTCTGCTCGAACTGGGCGCCGACGAGACGCTGAAAACAAACGACGGCGCCACGCCATTGCTGGCCGCCGCGGGCGTCGGCCCGCTGGGCAGCGGCGACGAGCCGGCCGGCACCGAGGCGGAGGCGGTGGAAGCCGTCACGCTGCTGTTGGACCGCGGGGCGGACCTCGCCGCCGTCGACGGCCGCGGCGACACCGTGATGCACGGGGCGGCCTACAAGAACCGCCCCGCGGTCGTCCGTCTGCTGGCCGAGCGCGGGGCCGACCCGGCGGACTGGAACCGCAAGAACCGCCGCGGCCAGACCCCGCTGGAAATCGCCCGCGGCCACCGCCCCGGCAACTTCCGTCCCCACCCGCCGACCGAGGCGGCGCTGCTGGAGGTGTTAGGGCGGCCGTGA
- a CDS encoding error-prone DNA polymerase: MPETPHPPSRPDAPVTPRAGRPSALTERGANYAELRCRSNFTFLEGASHPDELVETAAALGYAGLAVTDVNTLAGVVRAHVAAKRVGLPLLVGAEVVCRDAPPCVLLAETRAGYANLSRLLTAGRRRAPKGACDLRFSDVAAHAAGLCCGVTLTLDRESREETTTPADFRDAFPGRCWGLVELSRGPEDRRALAEQLAAANAARLPPVAAGGVLYHAPDRRFLHDVLTATRLGRPVSELVAELAPNGERHLKDRGDLLRTFHGRADLLDRTVEIAERCRFNLDELRYEYPEEIVPKGETPMGYLARLTWAGAEKRYPRDRYPRGVPDAVKTALGHELWLIEKLNYAAYFLTVYDLVRFARSRGILCQGRGSAANSAVCYCLGVTAVDPAEHHLFFERFLSEERNEPPDIDVDFEHERREEVIQYLYQKYGRERAGIAATVITYRPRSAIRDVGKALGLSLDRVDALAKSIGRYGEEGCGEKLKTRFREAAFDPDTRLAQQLITLVRQLLGFPRHLSQHSGGMVMTRGRLDELVPVENASMTDRTVVQWDKDDLEALGLLKVDVLALGMLTAIQKCFRLLDVHRLAPELRRSASPARHAEAPRDLGVTGANVLDLADIPIDDADTYRMIRRAETAGVFQIESRAQRATLPRTRPERYYDLVIEVALIRPGPIQGGMVHPYIRRRRGEEDVTYPDDRVKAVLERTLGVPIFQEQCMKLAEVAAGFSPGEADQLRRALAGWRKSGRDIGDFERKLKDGLRANGYERDFADRLFAQIQGFGEYGFPESHAASFACLVVVSCYLKCRHPAAFFAAILNSQPMGFYQPAQLVKEAKRQGVIVRPACVNASDWDCTLEDRNKEGHVSGGPLPERPALRLGLRQIAGLREVHAEAISRARAAGGAFVSVADCARRAGLPRTACDRLAGAGAFASLGLARRQARWHALPDRTAAPLPDAAGLEVEPSDPTPALPNFTPHQTVIEDYARTGLSLNGHPMAAVRDQLKTRGVLPCRRLGGLADGTTATVAGLVLMRQRPGSAKGVTFVTIEDETGETNLVLWPSVWEAFHRPARTAGALLVTGAVQRDDSRKTLHLVVSRLTDLREALRSGPADAALDGARLRSRDFH; this comes from the coding sequence ATGCCGGAGACGCCGCACCCGCCCTCGCGCCCTGACGCGCCCGTAACGCCGAGGGCCGGCCGGCCCTCGGCGTTAACTGAGAGGGGGGCGAACTATGCGGAGTTGCGTTGCCGGTCGAACTTCACGTTCCTCGAGGGCGCCAGCCACCCGGACGAACTGGTCGAGACCGCCGCGGCCCTTGGTTACGCCGGCCTCGCGGTGACGGACGTGAACACCCTCGCCGGCGTGGTGCGGGCGCACGTCGCGGCGAAGCGGGTCGGGCTGCCGCTGTTGGTCGGGGCGGAAGTCGTCTGCCGCGACGCTCCCCCCTGCGTGCTGCTGGCGGAGACGCGGGCCGGTTACGCCAACCTGTCGCGATTGCTCACGGCCGGCCGGCGGCGGGCGCCGAAGGGAGCGTGCGACCTCCGCTTCTCCGACGTCGCCGCCCACGCCGCCGGACTCTGCTGCGGCGTCACGCTAACTCTCGATCGGGAGTCCCGCGAGGAGACAACGACTCCCGCGGACTTCCGCGACGCCTTCCCCGGGCGTTGCTGGGGGTTGGTCGAACTGAGTCGCGGGCCGGAGGATCGGCGGGCGTTGGCGGAACAGTTGGCCGCGGCGAACGCGGCCCGGTTGCCGCCGGTCGCGGCGGGGGGCGTGCTGTATCACGCCCCGGACCGACGGTTTCTGCACGACGTGCTCACCGCGACCCGGCTGGGGCGGCCGGTGTCGGAACTGGTCGCCGAACTCGCCCCCAACGGGGAACGCCACCTCAAAGACCGCGGCGACCTGCTCCGCACCTTCCACGGCCGGGCCGACCTGCTGGATCGCACCGTCGAGATCGCCGAGCGCTGCCGGTTCAATCTGGACGAACTGCGGTACGAATACCCGGAGGAGATCGTCCCGAAGGGCGAAACGCCGATGGGCTACCTCGCCCGCCTGACCTGGGCCGGGGCGGAGAAGCGCTACCCCCGCGACCGCTATCCCAGGGGCGTGCCGGACGCGGTCAAGACGGCGCTGGGGCATGAATTGTGGCTGATCGAAAAGCTGAACTACGCGGCTTATTTCCTCACCGTCTACGACCTGGTGCGGTTCGCCCGCAGCCGGGGGATTCTCTGTCAGGGCCGGGGCTCGGCGGCGAACAGCGCCGTCTGCTACTGCCTGGGCGTCACCGCGGTGGACCCGGCGGAGCATCATCTCTTCTTCGAGCGGTTCCTGTCCGAGGAACGCAACGAACCGCCGGACATCGACGTCGACTTCGAACACGAACGCCGCGAGGAGGTGATTCAATACCTCTACCAAAAATACGGCCGGGAGCGGGCCGGCATCGCGGCGACGGTCATCACCTACCGCCCCCGCAGCGCCATCCGCGACGTCGGCAAGGCGCTGGGGCTGAGTCTGGACCGGGTCGACGCGCTCGCCAAAAGCATCGGCCGCTACGGCGAGGAGGGCTGCGGCGAGAAACTGAAAACCCGCTTCCGCGAGGCGGCGTTCGACCCGGACACGCGGCTGGCCCAGCAGCTCATCACGCTCGTCCGGCAATTGCTGGGCTTTCCGCGGCACCTCTCGCAGCACAGCGGCGGGATGGTGATGACCCGCGGCCGGTTGGACGAACTCGTCCCCGTGGAAAACGCCAGCATGACCGACCGCACCGTCGTGCAGTGGGACAAGGACGATCTCGAAGCCCTCGGGCTGTTAAAAGTCGACGTGCTGGCGTTGGGGATGCTCACGGCGATTCAAAAGTGTTTTCGCCTGCTGGACGTGCACAGGCTCGCCCCGGAACTGCGGCGGAGCGCCTCGCCGGCCCGTCACGCCGAGGCCCCGCGGGACCTCGGCGTGACGGGGGCGAACGTGCTGGACCTGGCCGATATTCCGATCGACGATGCGGACACCTACCGCATGATCCGTCGGGCGGAGACGGCGGGGGTGTTTCAAATTGAAAGCCGCGCCCAGCGGGCCACGCTGCCCCGCACCCGGCCGGAGCGGTATTACGACCTCGTCATTGAAGTGGCCCTGATCCGTCCGGGGCCGATTCAGGGCGGGATGGTGCATCCGTATATCCGCCGCCGGCGGGGCGAAGAGGACGTGACCTACCCGGACGACCGGGTGAAGGCCGTGCTGGAACGCACGCTGGGGGTGCCGATCTTTCAGGAGCAGTGCATGAAGCTCGCCGAGGTCGCCGCCGGCTTCAGCCCGGGCGAGGCGGATCAATTGCGGCGGGCGCTGGCCGGGTGGCGGAAAAGCGGTCGGGACATCGGCGACTTCGAACGCAAATTGAAGGACGGCCTGCGGGCCAACGGCTACGAGCGGGACTTCGCCGACCGCCTGTTCGCTCAGATTCAGGGCTTCGGCGAGTACGGCTTCCCGGAGAGCCACGCCGCCAGCTTCGCCTGTCTGGTGGTCGTGAGTTGCTATCTCAAATGCAGGCATCCGGCGGCGTTCTTCGCGGCGATCCTGAACAGCCAGCCGATGGGCTTTTATCAGCCGGCCCAGCTTGTGAAAGAGGCGAAGCGGCAGGGGGTGATCGTGCGGCCGGCGTGCGTGAACGCCTCCGACTGGGACTGCACCCTCGAAGACCGGAACAAGGAAGGCCACGTCAGCGGCGGCCCGTTGCCGGAGCGGCCGGCGCTGCGGTTGGGGCTGCGGCAGATCGCCGGGCTGCGGGAGGTGCACGCGGAGGCGATTTCCCGGGCGCGGGCGGCGGGCGGGGCGTTCGTCTCCGTGGCGGACTGCGCCCGCCGGGCCGGGCTGCCGCGGACGGCCTGCGACCGGCTCGCCGGGGCGGGGGCGTTCGCCTCGCTGGGGCTGGCCCGCCGTCAGGCCCGCTGGCACGCCCTGCCGGATCGCACCGCGGCCCCGCTGCCGGACGCCGCGGGGCTGGAGGTCGAACCCTCCGACCCGACGCCGGCCCTGCCGAACTTCACCCCCCATCAAACCGTGATCGAGGACTACGCCCGCACCGGATTGAGCCTGAACGGCCACCCGATGGCGGCCGTCCGCGATCAATTAAAGACCCGCGGCGTATTGCCCTGCCGGCGGCTGGGCGGGCTGGCGGACGGCACGACCGCGACGGTCGCCGGGCTGGTGCTCATGCGGCAGCGGCCGGGGTCGGCGAAGGGGGT
- a CDS encoding Y-family DNA polymerase, with product MPADGCSPAGSAASPLVLHRAGRRGREVAARCRACRRAGVRLGMPLAEVPLHVPDAVCEEHDPAADRAALEDLAALFSRRLSPRVGVADAGDGAEPCGLAADVTGCAHLFGGERALVRFAVRLARSERLAARAAIAGCVGAAWGLARFGPDRVTILTDDEPADRLHALPAAALRLPTKLLRTLRELGVTDVGGVRGLPRASLPSRFGPVLAERLDRFFGRLPEPIEPVRPPAPVAAKWEGEHAPAAREAVGRLCDGLIAEVLNRLPESRGVREARFEFIPDNGGPARVVPLATARPTREAARLSSLLALRLDRLELPPPRRATLTVTAHERLRVARGTLFETGGEQARDLADLLETLSGRLGEDRVCRAEPTGDPLPERSYRLVPALNGRGDGGYPVPAGWLPGTRPVVLLDPPEPVRVLSLVPDGPPFRLTRRGRGTTEIPSAWGPERLQTGWWAGPRTERDYWRAELAGGERLWLFRDLKTGRWFLHGLFS from the coding sequence GTGCCGGCTGACGGCTGCTCACCCGCCGGTTCCGCCGCTTCGCCCCTCGTCCTGCACCGGGCCGGGCGGCGGGGGCGGGAGGTCGCCGCCCGCTGCCGGGCCTGCCGGCGGGCCGGGGTGCGGCTGGGCATGCCGCTGGCGGAGGTCCCGCTGCACGTCCCGGACGCCGTCTGCGAGGAGCACGACCCCGCCGCCGACCGGGCGGCGCTGGAGGACCTCGCCGCGCTGTTCTCCCGGCGGCTCTCCCCCCGGGTGGGCGTCGCCGACGCCGGGGATGGGGCGGAACCCTGCGGGCTGGCGGCGGACGTGACCGGCTGCGCCCACCTGTTCGGCGGGGAGCGGGCGCTGGTCCGCTTCGCCGTGCGGCTGGCCCGGAGCGAACGTCTCGCCGCCCGGGCCGCGATCGCCGGCTGCGTCGGCGCCGCCTGGGGCCTGGCGCGGTTCGGCCCGGACCGCGTGACCATTCTGACCGACGACGAGCCCGCCGACCGCCTGCACGCCCTGCCGGCCGCGGCGCTGCGGTTGCCGACGAAGCTGCTCCGCACGCTGCGGGAGTTGGGCGTGACCGACGTCGGCGGCGTCCGCGGGTTGCCGCGGGCCTCGCTGCCGAGCCGGTTCGGGCCGGTCCTCGCCGAACGGCTGGACCGTTTCTTCGGTCGCCTGCCCGAGCCGATCGAACCCGTGCGGCCGCCGGCCCCGGTGGCGGCGAAGTGGGAGGGCGAGCACGCCCCCGCCGCCCGGGAGGCGGTCGGACGGCTGTGCGACGGGTTGATCGCGGAGGTTCTGAACCGCCTCCCCGAAAGCCGCGGCGTGCGGGAGGCCCGGTTCGAGTTCATCCCCGACAACGGCGGCCCGGCCCGCGTCGTCCCGCTGGCGACGGCCCGGCCGACGCGGGAGGCCGCCCGGCTGAGTTCGCTGCTGGCCCTCCGGCTGGACCGGCTCGAACTGCCCCCGCCGCGGCGGGCGACGCTGACCGTCACCGCCCACGAACGCCTGCGGGTCGCCCGCGGCACGCTGTTCGAGACCGGCGGCGAACAGGCCCGGGACCTGGCCGATCTGCTCGAAACCCTCTCCGGCCGGCTGGGGGAAGACCGCGTCTGCCGGGCCGAACCGACCGGCGATCCGCTGCCGGAGCGTTCCTACCGCCTCGTCCCCGCCCTGAACGGCCGGGGGGACGGCGGCTATCCCGTGCCGGCCGGCTGGCTGCCGGGGACGCGGCCGGTCGTGCTGCTGGACCCGCCGGAGCCGGTGCGGGTGCTCTCGCTGGTCCCGGACGGCCCGCCGTTCCGCCTGACCCGCCGCGGCCGCGGCACGACGGAGATCCCCTCCGCCTGGGGCCCGGAGCGTCTGCAAACCGGCTGGTGGGCCGGCCCGCGGACGGAGCGCGACTACTGGCGGGCCGAACTGGCCGGCGGGGAACGGCTCTGGCTGTTCCGCGACCTGAAGACCGGTCGCTGGTTCCTGCACGGCCTGTTCAGCTAG